From the Rhodopirellula islandica genome, the window GGTCCGCGATTTCGCCGATATCCTTCTCATCGCCCATTGGAGCGAGCGATTCCCCGTTTTCATCCAACCACAACGGAATCGCTAGAACCCCGAAAAACGAAACAATCAAACCAAGTTGCGATGCCTGCTCGCTGGGCCAAACGTGGGACGCCACCAGCCCCCGCCACAGCAACAATTGCACGCTCGTCGCAACCGGCAAACTGACCGCAAAACGGCCCAAGGAATCACGGGACTGAGCGAATGCAAACATCTCGAGAATCTTCGCTAAAATCGCCGCGATCAGAATCACCCCCATCACCGCTTGCCAGCCCACCACGATCGCTGGGACCGCGATCAAGACCATCAAATCAACCAGCCGCCGCGTTGATGAACCGAGCGGGTCCATCTTCATGTCCGCCGAAGGACAAAAGCTCTTCGCCAGCACGCGAGCAAAGAAGCCCGCCGCCACCAGCGACGTCAACAACCGCAATCCAATCTGGACCAAGGTCACGGACCAGTCACCACCGGTCGTCATCCATCCGGTCGGCGGCCAAGAACCAACCATCGATGGCATTGAATCGCCAACAAGCTGCCACGGAACCACCATCGCCTGCGGCAATGCGAACATCCCGCCGATCAGCGTCACCGCCGCGAACAATGTCAATCGAGGTGGCAAAGGATTCCCGTCGAACCGGATCAGCCCCGCCGCCCAGGCGGTCGCCAGCGCCACCACGTGATACAAAATCAGCGTCAACAAATCCGCGTCAACGAACGGGGTCGACAACCAATTCGGCCGCACGGAATCACCCACGTAGGGCAGACTCCAACGCGTCAATTCGGTTGTCCCCACCACCGCGAACGTGATCCCGACCAACGTTTCAACGATCGGATAACGAGACGAAATGGGAAGCCGGCAGTCTCGGCAACGCCCGCTCAACCACAGCCAACCGAAAATCGGCACATTGTCACGAGCTCGAAGCTGGTTGCGACATCGCGGGCAGAATGAATGGCCGTTGACGTTCAAACGCTGAGGCAATCGCCACACGACCACATTCAAGAAACTGCCGACGCTGGCCCCAACCACCAGAAAAAACGTGAAGAGGACCACGTCATTGGCTCGTGGCAACAACAGATCGGTCACCCGGAAATGAGGGTGCCAACGGGTCACCCAGAGCGCAGCCCCCCACACATAAGCCACCGATGCGAGCAGATACCCGATCAGCAAGCAGACAGCGAGAATTCGATAGGTTGAACGTCGTCGCGACAAAATTGCATGGCCCTTGGCGAGTCAGCACACTCTACTAGCCAACCGCCGAACTGACGACATCCCATTCCCATGACCGCTGACCATGACTCCCACGCTCCCTCCCCAGCGTCATCAATTCGCCAACGACCACCCACCCCGGCACGAAGGCGATTTCGTCGTCTACTGGATGATCGCCCAGCGGCGACTGCACTGGAATTTCGCGTTGCAGCACGCGATCGACCGGGCACTCGAATACGAGAAACCGCTGCTGATCTTCGAACCCCTGCGAGTTCGCTACGAATGGGCCAGCGACCGGATCCACCGATTCATCATCGAAGGCATGCGAGACAACGCGGCCGCCGCCGAATCATTGCCGGTCGTCTACTACCCGTACGTCGAACCGCGTCCGGGAGCCGGCTCGCCACTGCTTCATCGTTTGGCCAAACGAGCGTGCACGGTCGTCACCGACGAATACCCGTGCTTCTTTCTGCCCCGCATGATCGACGCCGTCAAAGACAAACTGCCCGCCCGCTTGGAATTGATCGACTCCAACGGCGTGCTCCCCCTGCGAGCGGCGGAGAAGACTTACACGGTCGCACACAGCTACCGGCGGTTCATGCAGAAGAACATCCTGCCCGCTCTCGAACATTTGCCACTTGCAAACCCGTTGGCCCCGGACGACCGCCCTGCCCTGCCCTGCCCCGATGGCGAATCGATGGCCGAGCGTCGAAAGGAATTGCTGTCGTCCAAGATCCTTTCCAAATGGCCGGCCGCGAATCTCGAAAAACTGCTCCGCGAAAATGGCTTGTCGGAAATCCCGATCGATCATTCGGTTCGTCCGTCCCAAGCGACCCCCGGCGGAACGGTGGAAGCCTCCCGTCGCTGGCACGAATTTTTGAACAAGAAACTGTCTCGCTACAACGACGACCGCAACCAACCCGATGAACACGCCACGACGGGCCTGAGCCCTCACCTTCACTTCGGTCACATTTCAGTGCACGAGATGGTTTCTTCGTTGCTGGAACACGAGGGCTGGTCCGCCGACCAAACGTCCCCACCCAACGGCAAGAACCATGGCTTTTGGAATGTCGGCGAAAACGCGGAAGCCTTGCTCGATCAGTTGCTGACCTGGCGAGAGATCGGATTCAACTGGTCGTTCCAAAACCCAGACACCTACGACTCATTGGAATCATTGCCGGACTGGGCGAAGAAGACGTTGAATGAAACGCGTGATGACGAGCGGCCCCATCTCTACACGCTGTCGGAGTTTGAGAATGCCGAGACGCACGATGAGCTTTGGAACGCGGCGCAGCGTGAATTGGTGGCAACCGGCGAGATGCACAACTACATGCGAATGCTGTGGGGAAAGAAGATTTTGCATTGGACAAGGACGCCCGAAGAAGCCCTCGAGTTCATGGTCCACCTGAACAACAAGTATGGCTTGGACGGTCGCGATCCAAACTCGTACTGC encodes:
- a CDS encoding A24 family peptidase yields the protein MSRRRSTYRILAVCLLIGYLLASVAYVWGAALWVTRWHPHFRVTDLLLPRANDVVLFTFFLVVGASVGSFLNVVVWRLPQRLNVNGHSFCPRCRNQLRARDNVPIFGWLWLSGRCRDCRLPISSRYPIVETLVGITFAVVGTTELTRWSLPYVGDSVRPNWLSTPFVDADLLTLILYHVVALATAWAAGLIRFDGNPLPPRLTLFAAVTLIGGMFALPQAMVVPWQLVGDSMPSMVGSWPPTGWMTTGGDWSVTLVQIGLRLLTSLVAAGFFARVLAKSFCPSADMKMDPLGSSTRRLVDLMVLIAVPAIVVGWQAVMGVILIAAILAKILEMFAFAQSRDSLGRFAVSLPVATSVQLLLWRGLVASHVWPSEQASQLGLIVSFFGVLAIPLWLDENGESLAPMGDEKDIGEIADHFDEDVR
- a CDS encoding deoxyribodipyrimidine photolyase; its protein translation is MTPTLPPQRHQFANDHPPRHEGDFVVYWMIAQRRLHWNFALQHAIDRALEYEKPLLIFEPLRVRYEWASDRIHRFIIEGMRDNAAAAESLPVVYYPYVEPRPGAGSPLLHRLAKRACTVVTDEYPCFFLPRMIDAVKDKLPARLELIDSNGVLPLRAAEKTYTVAHSYRRFMQKNILPALEHLPLANPLAPDDRPALPCPDGESMAERRKELLSSKILSKWPAANLEKLLRENGLSEIPIDHSVRPSQATPGGTVEASRRWHEFLNKKLSRYNDDRNQPDEHATTGLSPHLHFGHISVHEMVSSLLEHEGWSADQTSPPNGKNHGFWNVGENAEALLDQLLTWREIGFNWSFQNPDTYDSLESLPDWAKKTLNETRDDERPHLYTLSEFENAETHDELWNAAQRELVATGEMHNYMRMLWGKKILHWTRTPEEALEFMVHLNNKYGLDGRDPNSYCGILWVLGRTDRAWGPKRPVFGSVRYMTSDSTRKKLKLSKYLQRFAGSNKK